From Musa acuminata AAA Group cultivar baxijiao chromosome BXJ3-8, Cavendish_Baxijiao_AAA, whole genome shotgun sequence, one genomic window encodes:
- the LOC103994198 gene encoding uncharacterized protein LOC103994198 isoform X1 gives MMHYNMPLAGGYASPCVVTQHYMPHTMKITVIKSLEMSPASKSKSKDKLAAKAAKEQAKVSSKPSLAPSYGNGSSSNAYNPDSGTFHTFDTMASGSLPAGQLNGHFGTIDEMEEHSGSSSLGTTGEFDSMSNHNGYSGESEDQKEKSTTNNAIRVESVPGCDTDKREKIRQKNEKKHQRQKERRAQELHERCCGYLMSRKLEMLSQKLVAMGFSSEQATMALIQNEGRVEESIAWLLEGNEESKQQIAANIDSSVNLKIDITAELAEISDMVVKFKCTKQEVERAVVACEGDLEKAEETLKAQKQEPKSSPLKLEETGDSATASDLDNKIAIPIQNATSRHQQKGLASVGTQQQRRDERDPNYLKTVTNGDVESTSRNLQSLRRVQSKPDWGRTQVAAPVEKKWSNFSPTPSISYSLSSLQVAASPTTRSVMATSESRANMPSIKLREPVSVMQRPQSVNAKHNITSTSPSISVSPPASTGWYSNGISSMEMMMANGGLGHGPHYLGLNGSSAQQLVPQSHFQTSSGFDGSWNAAGSSSSSSSSLVVPPSLGIFTGWGSSGSSFSSPADWSSGGSTPCDYTSIDWSLDTTLLRPSTKSDRLSATWSTMFMGGRAARPGMDATGGIYVPGMHDDGLSTDSSYLSGSLEWSSPFAGRDLFSVPRRFVTNSSSL, from the exons ATGATGCACTATAACATGCCATTAGCTGGCGGATATGCAAGTCCTTGTGTTGTAACCCAGCATTACATGCCACATACAAT GAAAATTACTgtaataaaatcattagaaatgtCTCCAGCGTCCAAATCTAAGTCGAAGGATAAATTGGCTGCAAAGGCTGCCAAGGAACAAGCCAAAGTCTCTTCGAAACCTTCTCTAGCTCCTAGCTATGGGAATGGTTCTTCTTCAAATGCATACAATCCAGATTCAGGGACATTCCACACCTTTGATACAATGGCCTCTGGTTCATTGCCGGCAGGCCAATTGAATGGTCATTTTGGAACCATAGATGAAATGGAGGAGCATTCTGGTAGTAGTTCACTTGGTACAACaggtgagtttgattcgatgtctAACCATAATGGCTACTCTGGTGAGTCCGAGGATCAGAAGGAGAAAAGTACAACTAATAATGCAATTCGCGTTGAATCTGTACCTGGTTGTGATACCGACAAGCGCGAGAAGATTCGGCAGAAAAATGAGAAGAAGCATCAACGCCAGAAGGAGAGGCGAGCACAGGAACTACATGAGCGTTGTTGTGGGTACCTCATGTCTAGGAAACTAGAGATGCTCTCCCAGAAACTTGTAGCAATGGGTTTCTCTTCAGAACAGGCAACAATGGCTCTTATACAAAATGAAGGGCGTGTCGAAGAATCCATTGCTTGGCTCCTTGAAGGGAATGAAGAAAGCAAACAGCAGATTGCCGCAAACATAGACAGTAGTGTTAACTTGAAAATAGACATCACCGCAGAGCTTGCAGAGATTTCAGACATGGTGGTGAAGTTCAAGTGCACTAAGCAGGAGGTTGAAAGAGCTGTAGTTGCTTGTGAGGGTGACCTAGAAAAGGCCGAAGAGACTTTAAAGGCACAGAAGCAAGAGCCAAAATCTTCTCCATTGAAATTGGAAGAAACAGGTGACTCTGCCACTGCAAGTGATCTGGACAATAAGATTGCAATACCTATTCAGAATGCAACTTCAAGACATCAACAGAAGGGGCTGGCGTCAGTTGGCACTCAGCAGCAGAGAAGAGATGAACGGGATCCAAACTACCTCAAAACTGTGACAAATGGAGATGTAGAGTCCACAAGTAGGAATTTGCAATCTTTGAGAAGAGTACAGTCTAAGCCAGATTGGGGAAGAACACAAGTGGCTGCTCCTGTGGAGAAAAAGTGGTCAAATTTTAGTCCTACACCATCCATTTCATACTCTTTGTCATCCTTGCAGGTAGCCGCATCTCCAACCACTCGGTCTGTGATGGCAACCAGTGAATCTAGGGCCAACATGCCATCGATAAAACTGAGGGAACCGGTCAGTGTAATGCAGCGTCCCCAGTCCGTCAATGCCAAGCACAATATCACGTCCACAAGCCCCAGCATTAGTGTATCACCACCAGCTTCCACAGGATGGTATTCAAATGGTATTTCTAGCATGGAGATGATGATGGCAAATGGGGGTCTGGGCCATGGTCCACACTATTTGGGTTTGAATGGCTCCAGTGCCCAGCAATTGGTTCCCCAGAGTCATTTCCAAACTTCTTCTGGCTTCGATGGTTCATGGAACGCTGCTGGttcttcatcatcatcgtcatcgtcgCTTGTGGTGCCACCCTCACTTGGAATCTTCACCGGGTGGGGTTCATCTGGTTCCTCTTTTTCATCACCAGCAGACTGGAGTTCTGGTGGATCGACACCATGTGACTACACCTCTATAGACTGGAGCTTGGATACAACTCTGTTGAGGCCATCAACGAAGAGCGATCGTCTATCTGCTACGTGGTCTACCATGTTTATGGGTGGCAGAGCTGCGAGGCCAGGCATGGACGCCACAGGTGGCATCTACGTACCAGGGATGCACGATGACGGCCTCTCAACGGACTCCTCGTACTTGTCTGGATCACTCGAGTGGTCATCCCCTTTTGCAGGGAGGGATCTGTTCAGTGTTCCAAGACGGTTTGTCACTAATTCTTCTTCCCTCTAG
- the LOC135644409 gene encoding serine/arginine-rich SC35-like splicing factor SCL28: MARYRSRSRSFSPRRDSRSPPRRKYYDDLRDRRGGGGRDYRDRRSSAPSGLLIRNIALDARPEDLRIPFERFGPVKDVYLPKNYYTGEPRGFGFVKFRYAEDAAVAKQHMNHQILGGREISIVYAEENRKTPQEMRMTTRISERYMEGRYSRCSLSRSPRRQYCSYSRSPTPPRHESRDNGRSSKDNYYSPPRSISPSPQNDRDYRSHDRRDDDREYRSHDDERDYRSHHQSPSPAGNGPSPSRS, translated from the exons ATGGCGCGATACCGGAGTCGGAGCAGAAGCTTCAGCCCGCGGCGCGACAGCCGGAGCCCCCCTCGTCGCAAGTACTACGACGACCTCCGCGACCGCCGCGGCGGAGGAGGTCGGGACTACAGGGACCGGCGCTCCTCCGCCCCCTCGGGCCTCCTCATCCGCAACATCGCCCTTGACGCCAG GCCAGAAGATCTTCGCATTCCATTTGAGCGTTTTGGTCCTGTGAAGGATGTCTACCTGCCAAAGAATTACTATACTGG GGAGCCCCGGGGTTTTGGATTTGTCAAGTTTCGCTATGCAGAAGATGCTGCAGTGGCTAAGCAACATATGAACCATCAGATTTTAGGTGGACGTGAGATCTCAATTGTCTATGCTGAAGAAAATAGGAAAACTCCACAAGAAATGCGTATGACGACAAGGATTAG TGAAAGATACATGGAAGGAAGATACAGTAGGTGTTCTTTATCCAGATCTCCTAGACGTCAATATTGCT CATATTCACGTTCCCCCACTCCACCCAGACATGAATCAAG GGATAATGGCCGGAGCAGTAAGGATAATTATTACTCTCCACCGAGATCCATCTCCCCGTCTCCACAGAATGATAGGGATTATAGGTCGCATGATAGGAGGGATGATGATAGGGAATACAGGTCCCATGATGATGAAAGGGATTACAGGTCGCATCATCAATCTCCAAGTCCTGCAGGAAATGGCCCGAGCCCATCAAGGTCATGA
- the LOC135644357 gene encoding uncharacterized protein LOC135644357 — translation MARLSIGILGLTELLVSAAVHLLFGFYIFSTAVASDLSQALTDCFRPNVLNLATGDPDEGSKLQAAALDGSPTPLPQPPIVLVHGIFGFGKGKLGGLSYFAGAEKKDDHVLVPDLGSLTSIHDRARELFYYLKGGQVDYGEEHSRNFGHAQLGKIYERGHHPSWDEHHPVHFVGHSAGVQVARVLQQMLAEKAFSGYDTSEDWVLSITSLSGAINGTIRTYYDGMRPGNGRTMKSICLLQLCRIGVTLFDWFDIAWLKNYYNFGFDHFEMGWRKTGVSGLAELLLGNTGPFATGDWILPDLTIEGSIKLNSGLRTFPNTFYFSYATKRTRKIFGLTVPSTILGVHPLLFLRVLQMCRWRFPRNASLPYKGYRDEDWEDNDGALNTISMTHPRLPVEHPSLLVVDDSTCLPLQPGIWYYKIIEADHIFFILHRERAGAQFDLMYDGIFQRCRKHMFRSRTPALRSESSQLLPQNFQTTQVGG, via the exons ATGGCGAGGCTGTCGATCGGAATCCTCGGCCTGACGGAGCTCCTCGTCAGCGCGGCGGTGCACCTGCTCTTCGGCTTCTACATATTCAGCACCGCGGTGGCGTCGGATCTTTCTCAGGCTTTGACGGACTGCTTCCGCCCCAACGTCCTCAACCTGGCCACCGGAGACCCGGACGAAGGGAGCAAGCTCCAGGCAGCGGCTCTCGATGGGTCTCCGACGCCGCTGCCGCAGCCGCCGATCGTTCTGGTGCACGGCATCTTCGGCTTCGGCAAAGGG AAGCTCGGAGGGTTGTCGTACTTCGCAGGGGCAGAGAAGAAGGACGACCACGTTCTGGTGCCGGATTTAGGATCCCTAACCAGCATCCACGACAG GGCAAGGGAACTGTTCTACTATCTGAAGGGAGGGCAAGTGGACTACGGAGAAGAACACAGCAGGAACTTTGGTCACGCACAGCTCGGGAAGATCTACGAACGAG GGCATCACCCTTCATGGGATGAGCACCACCCCGTCCATTTCGTCGGGCACTCCGCAGGCGTGCAGGTTGCCAGGGTGCTGCAGCAGATGCTTGCCGAGAAG GCATTCAGCGGCTACGACACTTCCGAGGACTGGGTGCTGAGCATCACCTCCCTCTCCGGCGCAATCAACGGAACCATCCGAACATATTACGACGGCATGCG ACCAGGAAATGGAAGGACGATGAAGTCGATATGTCTGCTTCAGCTCTGTCGCATTGGGGTCACACTCTTCGACTGGTTTGACATTGCATGGCTCAAGAACTACTACAACTTCGGGTTCGATCATTTCGAGATGGGATGGAGGAAGACCGGCGTCTCAGGTCTGGCTGAGCTGCTCTTAGGCAACACCGGGCCGTTCGCCACCGGCGACTGGATCCTACCGGACCTCACCATTGAAGGCTCCATCAAGCTCAACTCGGGACTCCGCACCTTCCCCAACACCTTCTACTTCAGCTACGCAACCAAGAGGACGAGGAAGATATTTGGGCTCACGGTTCCCTCCACCATTTTGGGCGTCCATCCATTGCTCTTCCTTCGGGTGTTGCAGATGTGCCGGTGGCGTTTCCCTCGCAATGCATCATTGCCTTACAAAGGCTACAG AGACGAAGATTGGGAAGACAATGATGGAGCTCTCAACACAATATCCATGACTCATCCTCGCCTTCCTGTAGAGCACCCGAGCCTTCTTGTTGTGGATGACTCGACATGCCTTCCTTTGCAGCCAGGAATCTG GTACTATAAGATCATTGAAGCCGATCACATCTTTTTCATCTTGCATCGGGAGAGAGCAGGAGCACAATTTGATCTCATGTATGATGGCATATTTCAGCGGTGCAGAAAGCACATGTTTAGAAGCAGGACACCAGCATTGCGCAGTGAAAGCAGCCAATTACTCCCCCAAAACTTCCAGACTACTCAAGTAGGTGGTTAG
- the LOC103994198 gene encoding uncharacterized protein LOC103994198 isoform X2 translates to MSPASKSKSKDKLAAKAAKEQAKVSSKPSLAPSYGNGSSSNAYNPDSGTFHTFDTMASGSLPAGQLNGHFGTIDEMEEHSGSSSLGTTGEFDSMSNHNGYSGESEDQKEKSTTNNAIRVESVPGCDTDKREKIRQKNEKKHQRQKERRAQELHERCCGYLMSRKLEMLSQKLVAMGFSSEQATMALIQNEGRVEESIAWLLEGNEESKQQIAANIDSSVNLKIDITAELAEISDMVVKFKCTKQEVERAVVACEGDLEKAEETLKAQKQEPKSSPLKLEETGDSATASDLDNKIAIPIQNATSRHQQKGLASVGTQQQRRDERDPNYLKTVTNGDVESTSRNLQSLRRVQSKPDWGRTQVAAPVEKKWSNFSPTPSISYSLSSLQVAASPTTRSVMATSESRANMPSIKLREPVSVMQRPQSVNAKHNITSTSPSISVSPPASTGWYSNGISSMEMMMANGGLGHGPHYLGLNGSSAQQLVPQSHFQTSSGFDGSWNAAGSSSSSSSSLVVPPSLGIFTGWGSSGSSFSSPADWSSGGSTPCDYTSIDWSLDTTLLRPSTKSDRLSATWSTMFMGGRAARPGMDATGGIYVPGMHDDGLSTDSSYLSGSLEWSSPFAGRDLFSVPRRFVTNSSSL, encoded by the coding sequence atgtCTCCAGCGTCCAAATCTAAGTCGAAGGATAAATTGGCTGCAAAGGCTGCCAAGGAACAAGCCAAAGTCTCTTCGAAACCTTCTCTAGCTCCTAGCTATGGGAATGGTTCTTCTTCAAATGCATACAATCCAGATTCAGGGACATTCCACACCTTTGATACAATGGCCTCTGGTTCATTGCCGGCAGGCCAATTGAATGGTCATTTTGGAACCATAGATGAAATGGAGGAGCATTCTGGTAGTAGTTCACTTGGTACAACaggtgagtttgattcgatgtctAACCATAATGGCTACTCTGGTGAGTCCGAGGATCAGAAGGAGAAAAGTACAACTAATAATGCAATTCGCGTTGAATCTGTACCTGGTTGTGATACCGACAAGCGCGAGAAGATTCGGCAGAAAAATGAGAAGAAGCATCAACGCCAGAAGGAGAGGCGAGCACAGGAACTACATGAGCGTTGTTGTGGGTACCTCATGTCTAGGAAACTAGAGATGCTCTCCCAGAAACTTGTAGCAATGGGTTTCTCTTCAGAACAGGCAACAATGGCTCTTATACAAAATGAAGGGCGTGTCGAAGAATCCATTGCTTGGCTCCTTGAAGGGAATGAAGAAAGCAAACAGCAGATTGCCGCAAACATAGACAGTAGTGTTAACTTGAAAATAGACATCACCGCAGAGCTTGCAGAGATTTCAGACATGGTGGTGAAGTTCAAGTGCACTAAGCAGGAGGTTGAAAGAGCTGTAGTTGCTTGTGAGGGTGACCTAGAAAAGGCCGAAGAGACTTTAAAGGCACAGAAGCAAGAGCCAAAATCTTCTCCATTGAAATTGGAAGAAACAGGTGACTCTGCCACTGCAAGTGATCTGGACAATAAGATTGCAATACCTATTCAGAATGCAACTTCAAGACATCAACAGAAGGGGCTGGCGTCAGTTGGCACTCAGCAGCAGAGAAGAGATGAACGGGATCCAAACTACCTCAAAACTGTGACAAATGGAGATGTAGAGTCCACAAGTAGGAATTTGCAATCTTTGAGAAGAGTACAGTCTAAGCCAGATTGGGGAAGAACACAAGTGGCTGCTCCTGTGGAGAAAAAGTGGTCAAATTTTAGTCCTACACCATCCATTTCATACTCTTTGTCATCCTTGCAGGTAGCCGCATCTCCAACCACTCGGTCTGTGATGGCAACCAGTGAATCTAGGGCCAACATGCCATCGATAAAACTGAGGGAACCGGTCAGTGTAATGCAGCGTCCCCAGTCCGTCAATGCCAAGCACAATATCACGTCCACAAGCCCCAGCATTAGTGTATCACCACCAGCTTCCACAGGATGGTATTCAAATGGTATTTCTAGCATGGAGATGATGATGGCAAATGGGGGTCTGGGCCATGGTCCACACTATTTGGGTTTGAATGGCTCCAGTGCCCAGCAATTGGTTCCCCAGAGTCATTTCCAAACTTCTTCTGGCTTCGATGGTTCATGGAACGCTGCTGGttcttcatcatcatcgtcatcgtcgCTTGTGGTGCCACCCTCACTTGGAATCTTCACCGGGTGGGGTTCATCTGGTTCCTCTTTTTCATCACCAGCAGACTGGAGTTCTGGTGGATCGACACCATGTGACTACACCTCTATAGACTGGAGCTTGGATACAACTCTGTTGAGGCCATCAACGAAGAGCGATCGTCTATCTGCTACGTGGTCTACCATGTTTATGGGTGGCAGAGCTGCGAGGCCAGGCATGGACGCCACAGGTGGCATCTACGTACCAGGGATGCACGATGACGGCCTCTCAACGGACTCCTCGTACTTGTCTGGATCACTCGAGTGGTCATCCCCTTTTGCAGGGAGGGATCTGTTCAGTGTTCCAAGACGGTTTGTCACTAATTCTTCTTCCCTCTAG